In one window of Arachis ipaensis cultivar K30076 chromosome B06, Araip1.1, whole genome shotgun sequence DNA:
- the LOC107605288 gene encoding AUGMIN subunit 1 isoform X1, with product MADQNPAELEPKSGSDASSRIEKVSEWLAKTFEATGKPVPEFEYTPRSVSHLHSLLTVSKAKDEAARLVARDFRQKASEYRSQAARIREILENVGLAQESLPSNVVASAQVLANVANLLNIRDTELSSFLVAMGDISLRKTGVEEKRAKVQKESKVLLDYTRKAIARLTYLKRTLAQLEDELPPCEVQMENWKTNLQVMAAKERQYIQQCANYKAVLNHAGYTPEISHRVLVEMAEHKKELEKKTKPILETLRSYQDLPPDKALAALAIEDKKRQYADAEKYLEDVLQSALANSG from the exons ATGGCCGATCAGAATCCTGCGGAGCTAGAACCAAAGAGCGGCTCCGATGCGTCTTCTCGGATCGAGAAAGTGAGTGAGTGGTTGGCGAAGACATTCGAAGCCACCGGCAAACCCGTCCCAGAGTTTGAGTACACGCCTCGCAGCGTCTCGCATTTGCATAGTCTCTTAACCGTCTCCAAAGCCAAAGACGAAGCTGCGCGTCTCGTCGCTCGCGATTTCCGCCAGAAGGCCTCTGAGTACCGATCCCAAG CTGCTAGAATTAGAGAGATTTTGGAGAATGTGGGTTTGGCACAGGAGAGTTTGCCTTCAAATGTGGTTGCATCTGCACAAGTTCTTGCCAATGTGGCTAACTTGTTGAATATAAGGGACACTGAACTCAGTAG CTTTCTTGTAGCAATGGGTGATATTTCCTTGCGGAAAACTGGTGTTGAGGAGAAAAGGGCTAAAGTGCAGAAAGAGTCCAAGGTTCTCCTTGACTACACTAGAAAGGCTATAGCCAGACTTACATATCTAAAAAG AACTCTTGCCCAACTAGAAGATGAATTACCTCCATGTGAGGTTCAGATGGAAAACTGGAAGACAAACTTGCAAGTAATGGCTGCAAAAGAAAGACAATACATACAACAATGCGCCAATTACAAG GCAGTTCTCAATCATGCAGGCTATACCCCAGAGATTAGCCACAGGGTGTTAGTTGAAATGGCTGAGCATAAAAAGGAGTTGGAGAAGAAAACTAAGCCCATCCTTGAGACACTAAGGAGCTACCAAGATTTGCCGCCG GATAAAGCTTTGGCTGCCTTGGCTATTGAGGATAAGAAAAGACAATATGCTGATGCGGAGAAATATCTTGAAGATGTATTGCAATCGGCTCTTGCCAATTCAGGGTGA
- the LOC107605287 gene encoding carotenoid cleavage dioxygenase 7, chloroplastic, with product MNAKPIQTTPTYIPPPIRQIPVPQQLPLPPSPPTIPRAISITAPETHVAVPVVPPPSIDLDDSITAFWDYQFLFVSQRSETTQPITLRLVDGVIPSDFPSGTYYLTGPGLFSDDHGSTVHPLDGHGYLRAFTIDNNRVTYMAKYIKTEAQVEEHDPETDTWRFTHRGPFSVLKGGKKVGNTKVMKNVANTSVVRWGEKLLCMWEGGEPYEIESGTLDTIGRYNMMDGHDDSTEDSDGVWEVAAGLLKPILYGVFKMPPRRLLSHYKVDSSKSRLLTVSCNAEDMLLPRSNFTFSEYDSNFKLLHKQEFRIPDHLMIHDWAFTDTHYIVFANRIKLDVPGSVAAVCGISPMISALKVNPSKNTSPIYLLPRFPTKSKSNFRDWRVPLEAPSRLWLLHVGNAFELRHANGNLHIQITAAACSYQWFNFRNLSGYNWQNQKLDPSIMNIQGENNLLPHLVQVSIKLDSDHNCQECNVKAMKKWKKSSDFPTINPAFSGKRNKYLYAATTLGSRKTLPSFPFDTVVKLDSETDSVQTWTVGSRRFIGEPIFVPKSDLEEEDDGYLLVVEYAVSMQRCYLVILNPKMIGTSKALVARLEIPRHLNFPLGFHGFWAASGNQI from the exons ATGAACGCCAAACCAATTCAGACCACACCAACATACATTCCTCCTCCAATAAGGCAAATTCCGGTTCCCCAACAACTTCCATTGCCGCCATCACCACCAACCATACCTCGTGCAATATCCATAACCGCACCCGAAACCCATGTTGCCGTCCCCGTAGTACCTCCTCCATCTATAGACCTTGATGACTCCATAACCGCCTTTTGGGACTACCAATTCCTCTTCGTCTCACAGCGATCCGAAACAACCCAACCAATCACGCTACGCCTTGTGGACGGCGTCATACCGTCGGATTTCCCCTCCGGCACGTACTATCTAACCGGACCGGGGCTTTTCTCCGATGATCACGGCTCCACAGTGCACCCACTAGACGGTCATGGATACCTAAGAGCATTCACGATTGACAACAATAGAGTGACGTACATGGCGAAATACATTAAGACAGAAGCGCAAGTAGAAGAGCATGATCCAGAAACTGACACGTGGCGGTTTACGCATAGAGGTCCGTTTTCTGTGTTGAAAGGTGGGAAGAAAGTTGGGAATACGAAGGTAATGAAAAATGTCGCGAACACTAGTGTGGTGAGGTGGGGGGAGAAGCTACTATGCATGTGGGAAGGTGGTGAGCCTTATGAGATTGAATCTGGGACGTTGGATACGATCGGACGGTATAACATGATGGACGGTCATGATGATTCGACGGAAGATAGTGATGGTGTATGGGAGGTTGCTGCCGGCCTCTTGAAGCCTATTTTGTACG GTGTGTTTAAGATGCCACCAAGGAGGCTTTTGTCTCACTATAAGGTTGATTCTAGTAAGAGCAGGCTACTTACTGTTTCTTGCAATGCAGAAGACATGTTGCTTCCACGcagcaattttacttttagcG AATACGATtccaatttcaagttgttacaTAAGCAAGAGTTTAGAATCCCAGACCACCTTATGATCCATGATTGGGCTTTCACAGATACCCACTACATAGTGTTTGCCAATCGCATAAAACTTGACGTGCCag GATCAGTGGCAGCAGTGTGTGGGATATCACCAATGATATCAGCATTAAAAGTGAATCCAAGTAAGAACACATCGCCCATATACTTGCTTCCTCGCTTCCCAACCAAATCCAAATCCAATTTCAGAGACTGGAGAGTCCCACTTGAAGCACCTTCACGGTTATGGCTGCTCCATGTTGGCAATGCCTTTGAACTTCGTCATGCCAATGGCAATTTACATATTCAAATCACTGCTGCTGCTTGTTCTTACCAGTGGTTCAATTTTCGCAACTTA TCAGGATACAATTGGCAAAATCAAAAGCTAGATCCATCAATAATGAACATACAAGGTGAAAATAACTTGTTGCCTCATCTTGTTCAG GTATCAATAAAATTAGATTCTGACCACAATTGCCAAGAATGCAATGTGAAGGctatgaagaaatggaagaaatcTTCAGATTTTCCTACTATAAATCCTGCATTTTCTGGCAAGAGAAACAAGTATCTCTATGCTGCAACTACTTTAGGGTCACGTAAAACATTACCAAGCTTCCCTTTTGATACTGTTGTGAAGTTAGATTCAGAGACAGATTCTGTGCAAACTTGGACTGTTGGAAGCAGAAGATTTATTGGGGAGCCTATTTTTGTCCCAAAAAGTGatttagaagaagaagatgatggctACCTCCTTGTTGTTGAG TATGCAGTTTCAATGCAGAGATGTTACCTTGTTATCTTGAACCCAAAAATGATAGGAACCTCCAAAGCCCTCGTCGCCAGACTTGAAATTCCAAGGCATTTAAACTTTCCCTTAGGATTTCATGGTTTTTGGGCAGCTAGCGGGAACCAAATTTAA
- the LOC107605288 gene encoding AUGMIN subunit 1 isoform X2 yields MADQNPAVPEPKSGSDASSRIEEVSEWLAKTFEATGKPVPEFEYTPRSVSHLHSLLTVSKAKDEAARLVARDFRQKASEYRSQAARIREILENVGLAQESLPSNVVASAQVLANVANLLNIRDTELSSFLVAMGDISLRKTGVEEKRAKVQKESKVLLDYTRKAIARLTYLKRTLAQLEDELPPCEVQMENWKTNLQVMAAKERQYIQQCANYKAVLNHAGYTPEISHRVLVEMAEHKKELEKKTKPILETLRSYQDLPPDKALAALAIEDKKRQYADAEKYLEDVLQSALANSG; encoded by the exons ATGGCCGATCAGAATCCTGCGGTGCCAGAACCGAAGAGTGGCTCCGATGCGTCTTCTCGGATCGAGGAAGTGAGTGAGTG GTTGGCGAAGACATTCGAAGCCACCGGCAAACCCGTCCCAGAGTTTGAGTACACGCCTCGCAGCGTCTCGCATTTGCATAGTCTCTTAACCGTCTCCAAAGCCAAAGACGAAGCTGCGCGTCTCGTCGCTCGCGATTTCCGCCAGAAGGCCTCTGAGTACCGATCCCAAG CTGCTAGAATTAGAGAGATTTTGGAGAATGTGGGTTTGGCACAGGAGAGTTTGCCTTCAAATGTGGTTGCATCTGCACAAGTTCTTGCCAATGTGGCTAACTTGTTGAATATAAGGGACACTGAACTCAGTAG CTTTCTTGTAGCAATGGGTGATATTTCCTTGCGGAAAACTGGTGTTGAGGAGAAAAGGGCTAAAGTGCAGAAAGAGTCCAAGGTTCTCCTTGACTACACTAGAAAGGCTATAGCCAGACTTACATATCTAAAAAG AACTCTTGCCCAACTAGAAGATGAATTACCTCCATGTGAGGTTCAGATGGAAAACTGGAAGACAAACTTGCAAGTAATGGCTGCAAAAGAAAGACAATACATACAACAATGCGCCAATTACAAG GCAGTTCTCAATCATGCAGGCTATACCCCAGAGATTAGCCACAGGGTGTTAGTTGAAATGGCTGAGCATAAAAAGGAGTTGGAGAAGAAAACTAAGCCCATCCTTGAGACACTAAGGAGCTACCAAGATTTGCCGCCG GATAAAGCTTTGGCTGCCTTGGCTATTGAGGATAAGAAAAGACAATATGCTGATGCGGAGAAATATCTTGAAGATGTATTGCAATCGGCTCTTGCCAATTCAGGGTGA
- the LOC110264170 gene encoding serine/threonine-protein phosphatase 7 long form homolog: MLLIGGYLMTDKSNNLVHIRWLPLLRDFGECRALSWGSAVLAWTYQSLCSAAQRGITNIAGCTPLLMSWIYQRFPQWCPPDRGIYQYPLAARLVGLQ; this comes from the exons ATGTTACTGATCGGAGGGTATCTGATGACAGACAAGTCTAACAACCTGGTGCACATACGTTGGCTACCGCTTCTCCGGGACTTCGGGGAGTGTAGGGCATTATCTTGGGGCTCGGCTGTGCTGGCCTGGACGTACCAGTCACTCTGTTCGGCGGCACAGCGGGGCATCACGAACATCGCCGGTTGCACTCCGCTGTTGATGAGCTGGATTTATCAGAGATTTCCTCAGTGGTGTCCACCAGATAGAGGAATCTACCAGTATCCGCTGGCTGCGAG GTTGGTTGGATTGCAGTAG
- the LOC107605288 gene encoding AUGMIN subunit 1 isoform X3: MGDISLRKTGVEEKRAKVQKESKVLLDYTRKAIARLTYLKRTLAQLEDELPPCEVQMENWKTNLQVMAAKERQYIQQCANYKAVLNHAGYTPEISHRVLVEMAEHKKELEKKTKPILETLRSYQDLPPDKALAALAIEDKKRQYADAEKYLEDVLQSALANSG; encoded by the exons ATGGGTGATATTTCCTTGCGGAAAACTGGTGTTGAGGAGAAAAGGGCTAAAGTGCAGAAAGAGTCCAAGGTTCTCCTTGACTACACTAGAAAGGCTATAGCCAGACTTACATATCTAAAAAG AACTCTTGCCCAACTAGAAGATGAATTACCTCCATGTGAGGTTCAGATGGAAAACTGGAAGACAAACTTGCAAGTAATGGCTGCAAAAGAAAGACAATACATACAACAATGCGCCAATTACAAG GCAGTTCTCAATCATGCAGGCTATACCCCAGAGATTAGCCACAGGGTGTTAGTTGAAATGGCTGAGCATAAAAAGGAGTTGGAGAAGAAAACTAAGCCCATCCTTGAGACACTAAGGAGCTACCAAGATTTGCCGCCG GATAAAGCTTTGGCTGCCTTGGCTATTGAGGATAAGAAAAGACAATATGCTGATGCGGAGAAATATCTTGAAGATGTATTGCAATCGGCTCTTGCCAATTCAGGGTGA